In the genome of Phlebotomus papatasi isolate M1 chromosome 2, Ppap_2.1, whole genome shotgun sequence, one region contains:
- the LOC129803027 gene encoding polyadenylate-binding protein-interacting protein 1 isoform X2 gives MNQRNSKSFDGHFDPLRQQNTPHPDNMRVHHPPGRSVALSAEAKEFIPKNKMANDVGHRHQGPGQHHSHHPHMAHAYHPQQHHGQNFHHPPPQQIPSASGRQFPASAINHPYMHMQQQQQLAFMRHQQQQHMNHPIGLYTEMQLAQQMQRATVQDRLNSTRHQPIMQHHVPHAVHEAQGVQNNFEGGGGPVHENPPHEETGALDMLSHIIKQLTDQPGMYEEVQVEIKEMFADLMGSRFVMSNAVELIFDHSINESNFRYMGARLCQLLDSLSLQQSNVFRTMLCLKMNHHKMEMERFMLNEQHIVRGTTLFLAELYIQMQNDGARIGEIGECIVSSMALLLNKQGPENVKCVCQSLKLCGYELEIDCGVLLVGIVNTLAQLETSVDVSTGRLIRSVLDLKANRWGRTAPIAVAPIQEVNHYDCNDSPVFYGPDGQVLTEEESSFLSAQASASYPNNNNFEEYLDNDGDELADAEPEMDLEIQLAFREFVQTQKKASSQIK, from the exons ATGAATCAACGCAATTCAAAGTCATTTGATGGGCATTTTGACCCCCTGCGGCAGCAAAATACACCCCATCCGGACAACATGAGAG TTCATCATCCTCCGGGCCGAAGTGTTGCCCTGTCGGCCGAAGCGAAGGAGTTcattccaaaaaataaaatggcaAATGATGTTGGGCATCGCCATCAGGGTCCCGGACAACACCATTCACACCATCCTCACATGGCGCATGCCTATCATCCGCAGCAGCATCATGGACAGAACTTCCACCATCCGCCACCCCAGCAGATCCCATCGGCATCGGGACGGCAATTTCCTGCATCGGCGATCAATCATCCCTATATGCAtatgcagcagcagcagcagttAGCTTTTATGCGGCACCAGCAGCAGCAGCATATGAACCACCCTATTGGGCTGTACACCGAGATGCAACTGGCTCAGCAGATGCAACGGGCCACGGTGCAGGATCGACTCAATTCCACACGGCATCAGCCTATCATGCAGCATCATGTGCCACATGCGGTGCACGAGGCACAGGGTGTGCAGAATAACTTTGAGGGTGGGGGTGGGCCTGTCCATGAGAATCCACCCCATGAAGAAACTGGCGCCCTCGATATGCTCTCCCACATCATCAAGCAACTCACCGATCAGCCCGGAATGTACGAGGAGGTTCAG GTTGAGATCAAGGAGATGTTTGCGGATTTGATGGGCAGTCGCTTTGTGATGAGCAATGCCGTAGAATTGATCTTCGATCACAGCATCAATGAGTCCAATTTTCGCTACATGGGCGCTCGCCTATGTCAGTTGTTGGATAGCCTGAGCCTGCAGCAGAGCAATGTGTTTCGCACAATGCTGTGCCTCAAGATGAACCACCATAAGATGGAGATGGAGCGCTTCATGCTCAATGAGCAGCACATAGTGCGTGGTACGACGCTCTTCCTCGCTGAGTTGTACATCCAGATGCAGAATGATGGAGCGCGCATCGGCGAGATAGGCGAGTGCATCGTCAGCTCCATGGCTCTCCTGCTTAACAAACAGGGGCCAGAGAATGTCAAGTGTGTCTGCCAGTCTCTCAAG ctctgcgGGTACGAGCTGGAGATTGACTGTGGCGTTCTTCTGGTGGGAATTGTCAATACGCTGGCTCAGCTTGAAACATCCGTGGACGTCTCGACGGGGCGACTCATTCGTTCTGTGCTGGATCTCAAGGCCAACCGGTGGGGACGTACTGCACCAATTG cTGTGGCACCAATTCAGGAGGTTAATCACTATGACTGCAACGATTCACCCGTCTTCTACGGACCCGATGGCCAAGTTCTCACGGAGGAGGAGAGTTCCTTCCTCTCCGCCCAGGCATCAGCATCGTATCCCAATAACAACAATTTTGAGGAATATCTCGA CAATGACGGTGATGAACTGGCTGACGCTGAGCCTGAGATGGACTTGGAAATTCAATTGGCTTTCCGTGAATTTGTCCAGACGCAGAAGAAGGCATCATCCCAGATTAAATAA
- the LOC129803027 gene encoding polyadenylate-binding protein-interacting protein 1 isoform X1 — MNQRNSKSFDGHFDPLRQQNTPHPDNMRAVHHPPGRSVALSAEAKEFIPKNKMANDVGHRHQGPGQHHSHHPHMAHAYHPQQHHGQNFHHPPPQQIPSASGRQFPASAINHPYMHMQQQQQLAFMRHQQQQHMNHPIGLYTEMQLAQQMQRATVQDRLNSTRHQPIMQHHVPHAVHEAQGVQNNFEGGGGPVHENPPHEETGALDMLSHIIKQLTDQPGMYEEVQVEIKEMFADLMGSRFVMSNAVELIFDHSINESNFRYMGARLCQLLDSLSLQQSNVFRTMLCLKMNHHKMEMERFMLNEQHIVRGTTLFLAELYIQMQNDGARIGEIGECIVSSMALLLNKQGPENVKCVCQSLKLCGYELEIDCGVLLVGIVNTLAQLETSVDVSTGRLIRSVLDLKANRWGRTAPIAVAPIQEVNHYDCNDSPVFYGPDGQVLTEEESSFLSAQASASYPNNNNFEEYLDNDGDELADAEPEMDLEIQLAFREFVQTQKKASSQIK, encoded by the exons ATGAATCAACGCAATTCAAAGTCATTTGATGGGCATTTTGACCCCCTGCGGCAGCAAAATACACCCCATCCGGACAACATGAGAG CAGTTCATCATCCTCCGGGCCGAAGTGTTGCCCTGTCGGCCGAAGCGAAGGAGTTcattccaaaaaataaaatggcaAATGATGTTGGGCATCGCCATCAGGGTCCCGGACAACACCATTCACACCATCCTCACATGGCGCATGCCTATCATCCGCAGCAGCATCATGGACAGAACTTCCACCATCCGCCACCCCAGCAGATCCCATCGGCATCGGGACGGCAATTTCCTGCATCGGCGATCAATCATCCCTATATGCAtatgcagcagcagcagcagttAGCTTTTATGCGGCACCAGCAGCAGCAGCATATGAACCACCCTATTGGGCTGTACACCGAGATGCAACTGGCTCAGCAGATGCAACGGGCCACGGTGCAGGATCGACTCAATTCCACACGGCATCAGCCTATCATGCAGCATCATGTGCCACATGCGGTGCACGAGGCACAGGGTGTGCAGAATAACTTTGAGGGTGGGGGTGGGCCTGTCCATGAGAATCCACCCCATGAAGAAACTGGCGCCCTCGATATGCTCTCCCACATCATCAAGCAACTCACCGATCAGCCCGGAATGTACGAGGAGGTTCAG GTTGAGATCAAGGAGATGTTTGCGGATTTGATGGGCAGTCGCTTTGTGATGAGCAATGCCGTAGAATTGATCTTCGATCACAGCATCAATGAGTCCAATTTTCGCTACATGGGCGCTCGCCTATGTCAGTTGTTGGATAGCCTGAGCCTGCAGCAGAGCAATGTGTTTCGCACAATGCTGTGCCTCAAGATGAACCACCATAAGATGGAGATGGAGCGCTTCATGCTCAATGAGCAGCACATAGTGCGTGGTACGACGCTCTTCCTCGCTGAGTTGTACATCCAGATGCAGAATGATGGAGCGCGCATCGGCGAGATAGGCGAGTGCATCGTCAGCTCCATGGCTCTCCTGCTTAACAAACAGGGGCCAGAGAATGTCAAGTGTGTCTGCCAGTCTCTCAAG ctctgcgGGTACGAGCTGGAGATTGACTGTGGCGTTCTTCTGGTGGGAATTGTCAATACGCTGGCTCAGCTTGAAACATCCGTGGACGTCTCGACGGGGCGACTCATTCGTTCTGTGCTGGATCTCAAGGCCAACCGGTGGGGACGTACTGCACCAATTG cTGTGGCACCAATTCAGGAGGTTAATCACTATGACTGCAACGATTCACCCGTCTTCTACGGACCCGATGGCCAAGTTCTCACGGAGGAGGAGAGTTCCTTCCTCTCCGCCCAGGCATCAGCATCGTATCCCAATAACAACAATTTTGAGGAATATCTCGA CAATGACGGTGATGAACTGGCTGACGCTGAGCCTGAGATGGACTTGGAAATTCAATTGGCTTTCCGTGAATTTGTCCAGACGCAGAAGAAGGCATCATCCCAGATTAAATAA
- the LOC129803061 gene encoding mediator of RNA polymerase II transcription subunit 19: MFNYMMNDFRKVENYSPKSSPRGGRSQDSSGTLKTTISLGKNPSIVHSGPFYLMKEPPSECDVTGATNLMSYNNLEHSYSKYSGKKVKEQLSSFLPNLPGVIDGPGQSDNSSLRSVIDKPPIVGKELLSLTSVQLAGFRLHPGPLPEQYRYLNTAPAKKHKNKHKKHKHKDGLAPQETIIDPTGLDTHEKKHKKQKRHEDDKERKKRKKEKKRKKQRHSPEHPGGSIPPQTQIF; this comes from the exons ATGTTCAACTATATGATGAACGATTTTCGGAAGGTGGAAAATTATTCGCCAAAATCATCACCGCGCGGTGGAAGATCGCAGGATTCATCGGGAACACTCAAGACAACCATTTCACTAGGAAAAAATCCATCAATAGTACACAGTGGACCATTCTATCTCATGAAGGAGCCACCAA GTGAATGCGACGTCACTGGGGCCACAAATCTCATGTCATACAACAATCTCGAGCACTCATACAGCAAGTACAGTGGCAAGAAGGTCAAGGAGCAACTGTCGTCCTTTCTGCCAAATCTTCCGGGCGTCATAGATGGACCCGGACAATCGGACAACAGTTCGTTGCGCAGTGTAATAGACAAGCCACCGATTGTGGGCAAGGAGCTACTGTCGCTTACCAGTGTCCAGCTGGCTGGCTTCAGGCTCCATCCGGGCCCACTGCCCGAACAGTACAGATACTTGAACACAGCACCTGCCAAGAAGCATAAGAATAAACACAAGAAACACAAGCACAAAGATGGACTGGCTCCGCAGGAGACCATCATCG ATCCAACTGGCCTGGATACTCATGAGAAGAAGCACAAGAAACAGAAGCGTCATGAGGATGACAAGGAGCGGAAGAAGCgcaaaaaggagaaaaaacgcAAAAAACAGCGACACAGTCCGGAACATCCGGGCGGTTCGATTCCGCCACAAACACAAATCTTCTAG